The Hemicordylus capensis ecotype Gifberg chromosome 6, rHemCap1.1.pri, whole genome shotgun sequence genome window below encodes:
- the ACE gene encoding angiotensin-converting enzyme isoform X2, which translates to MATSRSYSKLLFAWEGWHNAAGNPVRSKYEEFVTLSNEAFRMDGFKDTGDYWRSWYDSPTFEDDLEQLYHQLEPLYLNLHAFVRRKLYDRYGPKYINLKGPIPAHLLGNMWAQQWNNIYDMMIPFPNKPNLDVTSTMLQQNWNATHMFRVSEEFFTSLGLFGMPPEFWESSMLEKPTDGREVVCHASAWDFYNRKDFRIKQCTTVTMEQLFTVHHEMGHVEYYLQYKDQPITFRSGANPGFHEAIGDVMSLSVSTPAHLKKIGLLSQVTEDKESDINYLLKMALEKIAFLPFGYLIDQWRWNVFSGHTPPRRYNYDWWYLRTKYQGICPPVARNETNFDPGAKYHIPGNTPYIRYFVSFILQFQFHKALCQAANYTGRLHTCDIYQSKEAGTKLSEALRVGSSQPWQDILQQVTGTNKMDAAALLEYFSPVTEWLKEQNNKTNETLGWPDFEWRPPIPEDYPEGLDKITDEAEAKTFLEEYNRTAEVVWNAYTEASWSYNINITDHNKQIMLEKNLEMSNHTLKYGIKARQFDSTDFQDSKIQRILKKLSDIERAALPETDLKEYNQLLSDMETTYSVAKVCKPNQSCKALDPELTDIMAQSRDYNELLSAWKDWRDVSGKPIRSQYKRYVQLSNEAARLNGHADNGAFWRSLYETPTFEADLERIWQELQPLYLNLHAYVRRALYSSYGSGHINLRGPIPAHLLGNMWAQSWTNIFDLIMPFPNAIKVDATPAMKSQGWTPRRMFEESDNFFRSLGLIPMPPEFWNKSMLEKPRDGREVVCHASAWDFYNRKDFRIKQCTVVNMDDLITAHHEMGHVQYFLQYKDQPISFRDGANPGFHEAIGDVMALSVSTPKHLHSINLLDRMEDNEESDINYLMSIALDKIAFLPFGYLMDQWRWKVFDGRIKEDEYNQQWWNLRLKYQGLCPPVPRSEEDFDPGAKFHIPANVPYVRYFVSFIIQFQFHQALCKAAGHTGPLHKCDIYQSKEAGTILGNTLKLGYSKPWPEAMQLVTGQPNMSAEAVLTYFQPLTTWLINENLRNGETLGWPEYTWMPDPGNCTSQVPVNDDRVSFLGMSMTSSKASAGQWILLIIGLIFVIATIGLAVRVHNARRGTFKSSSEMELK; encoded by the exons ATGGCCACCTCTCGCAGTTATAGCAAACTCCTCTTTGCCTGGGAAGGATGGCACAATGCAGCAGGCAACCCTGTGAGATCCAAGTATGAGGAGTTTGTGACACTAAGCAATGAGGCCTTCAGAATGGATG GCTTCAAGGATACTGGTGATTATTGGCGTTCCTGGTATGATTCACCAACTTTTGAGGATGATCTGGAGCAGCTCTATCATCAACTGGAGCCACTTTACCTAAATCTGCATGCTTTTGTCAGGAGAAAGCTGTATGATCGGTATGGTCCTAAATACATCAACCTGAAGGGCCCCATTCCAGCTCACTTACTGG gtAACATGTGGGCTCAACAATGGAACAACATTTATGATATGATGATCCCTTTCCCAAATAAGCCCAATCTCGATGTCACCAGTACGATGCTGCAACAA AATTGGAATGCAACTCACATGTTCCGGGTGTCGGAGGAGTTCTTCACCTCGCTTGGCCTGTTTGGAATGCCACCTGAATTCTGGGAGAGTTCCATGCTGGAGAAGCCAACAGATGGGCGGGAGGTGGTATGCCATGCATCGGCATGGGACTTCTACAACCGCAAGGATTTCAG GATAAAGCAGTGCACAACTGTCACCATGGAGCAGCTCTTCACAGTACACCATGAGATGGGACATGTTGAATACTACCTGCAGTACAAGGACCAGCCCATCACCTTCCGCAGTGGGGCCAATCCTGGCTTCCATGAAGCTATTGGGGATGTCATGAGCTTGTCTGTCTCTACCCCTGCACACCTCAAGAAAATTGGGTTGCTCAGCCAAGTCACCGAGGATAAAG AGAGTGATATCAACTACCTGCTGAAAATGGCCCTGGAGAAGATTGCCTTCCTCCCTTTTGGCTACCTGATAGACCAGTGGCGATGGAATGTCTTTAGTGGGCACACCCCTCCCAGGCGCTATAACTACGATTGGTGGTACCTCCG AACAAAATATCAGGGGATTTGCCCTCCTGTTGCAAGGAATGAAACAAACTTTGACCCTGGTGCCAAATATCACATCCCTGGCAACACACCTTACATAAG GTACTTCGTCAGTTTCATTCTGCAGTTCCAGTTCCACAAGGCCCTCTGCCAAGCTGCCAACTACACTGGCCGCCTTCATACCTGTGACATCTACCAGTCCAAAGAAGCTGGAACAAAGCTCAG TGAGGCCCTGAGGGTTGGATCTTCTCAGCCATGGCAAGATATTCTCCAACAAGTCACTGgcacaaataagatggatgcagCAGCATTGCTGGAATATTTTAGCCCCGTTACTGAGTGGCTCAAAGAGCAGaacaacaaaacaaatgaaaCGTTGGGCTGGCCAGACTTTGAGTGGCGTCCCCCAATTCCAGAGGACTACCCAGAAGGCCTTG ATAAAATAACTGATGAAGCAGAGGCTAAAACTTTCCTGGAAGAGTACAACCGCACAGCCGAAGTGGTATGGAATGCTTATACAGAAGCCTCTTGGTCATACAACATCAACATCACAGATCACAACAAACAGATCATG TTAGAAAAGAACCTGGAAATGTCCAACCATACGCTCAAGTATGGCATCAAGGCTCGGCAGTTTGATTCCACTGACTTCCAGGACTCCAAGATACAGCGCATTCTGAAGAAGCTAAGTGACATAGAACGTGCAGCCTTACCTGAAACAGACCTGAAGGAG TATAATCAACTCCTCTCAGACATGGAGACGACTTACAGTGTAGCCAAAGTCTGCAAACCCAACCAAAGCTGCAAGGCACTGGATCCTG AACTTACGGATATCATGGCCCAATCTAGAGACTACAATGAGCTTCTTAGTGCCTGGAAAGATTGGCGGGATGTGTCAGGGAAGCCAATCCGAAGCCAATACAAGAGATATGTACAGCTGAGCAATGAGGCTGCCAGGCTGAATG GTCATGCAGACAATGGTGCTTTCTGGAGATCCCTGTATGAAACGCCCACTTTTGAAGCTGATCTGGAGAGGATCTGGCAGGAGCTTCAACCATTGTACCTCAATCTGCATGCCTATGTGCGTCGGGCTCTCTACAGCAGTTATGGTTCAGGCCACATCAATCTCAGGGGCCCTATTCCAGCTCATTTGTTAG GGAACATGTGGGCACAGTCATGGACAAACATTTTTGACCTCATCATGCCCTTTCCCAATGCTATCAAAGTGGATGCTACACCAGCCATGAAAAGTCAG GGCTGGACCCCAAGGAGGATGTTTGAGGAATCGGACAACTTCTTCAGATCACTGGGCCTCATCCCTATGCCGCCTGAGTTCTGGAACAAGTCCATGCTGGAGAAGCCAAGAGATGGGAGGGAAGTGGTGTGCCATGCCTCAGCCTGGGACTTTTACAACCGCAAGGACTTCAG GATTAAGCAGTGCACTGTGGTGAATATGGATGATTTGATAACTGCTCACCATGAAATGGGCCATGTCCAGTACTTTCTGCAGTACAAGGATCAGCCCATCTCGTTTCGTGATGGGGCCAACCCAGGATTCCATGAAGCCATTGGAGATGTCATGGCCTTATCTGTTTCCACTCCAAAGCACCTGCACAGCATCAATCTGCTGGATCGGATGGAGGACAATGAGG AGAGTGACATCAACTACTTGATGAGCATTGCACTGGATAAGATTGCTTTCCTGCCCTTTGGctacttgatggaccaatggagATGGAAAGTGTTTGATGGGCGTATTAAGGAAGATGAGTACAATCAACAGTGGTGGAATCTCAG ATTGAAGTATCAAGGCTTATGTCCACCTGTACCAAGATCAGAAGAAGATTTTGACCCAGGTGCAAAATTTCATATTCCTGCCAATGTCCCTTATGTCAG ATACTTCGTCAGTTTCATAATCCAGTTCCAGTTCCACCAAGCCCTGTGCAAAGCTGCTGGCCACACAGGACCCTTGCACAAGTGTGACATCTACCAGTCTAAGGAAGCCGGGACAATCCTGGG GAACACCTTGAAGCTTGGCTACAGCAAGCCATGGCCAGAAGCTATGCAGCTTGTCACAGGGCAACCCAATATGTCGGCTGAGGCTGTGCTGACCTATTTTCAACCACTGACGACCTGGCTCATCAACGAGAACTTGAGAAATGGAGAGACTCTGGGCTGGCCTGAATACACCTGGATGCCTGATCCTG